Below is a genomic region from Eupeodes corollae chromosome 1, idEupCoro1.1, whole genome shotgun sequence.
AGTGATTCTTTATCTATTTCGAGTTGTTTAACTTTCTCTCGAAGACGTTCTTTTTCTTCATGGGCCTGCAAAGCTTTTCGCATGCCAAAAGCTACTGAACTACAGTATAAAGTTTCATAGGCCTCCATAGACATGGCGATTTCATCGCGAATACGAAGTAGCAAAAGTCCTCTTTCTGAACAATTGATGGTCACTTCACGGATAAGTTCATCTgggaaaatcaagaaaatatttttataacgcATTAggatttaagtttaatttttttaccgAAGCATTGTGAATAAAGTTCTCGGCGAATAGGACATATTCCTGTCTCACGGGCTTGGGTTTGTTGGAGTCTGGTATCTAACATCTCTTGAAGATTAATTACATCCTGACGAGTAGCAGGAGTGCTTGATACCTAGGGGTAGAATAAAGAAGTATTATAAGTTGGTTCTTATTTctatgaaattgaaaatcatatcagttttgtttaactttatttcCATTTAGGTATATGACAATTGGAAAAATGGTTACCAAAAGCTAAAATCAAAATGTGGCTAACGATTTTGTGgaacaataaaaattcaatgcctaaattaaataaacttactGTTTGTGTCCATAACTGTCCATCCTGTTCCCAACAACGAGGCggtaaaatagaatttaaaatctCTTCCGTTTCGCGCTTAGTATCAAATACAACTGCAGCTGTTTGTGGTCTCGCTATTTCCTTGACGAAAAATTATAACatgtgtagattttatttatatatgtatatggtgTACAAAATTTCACAATTTAACTTACAACATCTCCAGCTCCCTTTTTCTCGGGATGTTTAATAACCAATATTGGATTATCATAGCGTACAAGAGTTTGAAAAGCTTCTACGTTTTTCTCCCCCATTTTAGTTTCTAgtctaaatttaatttgatttatttaaaaaaaaatacagtattTACATATGATATGTATTTGGCATACATTTCAAATATTGAGATGTAAACAAACTACGTATTTTTGCTTAGCAACTCGAAAGTTATAAATCTCCTCGGATACGCTTGCATACGATTTGACAAcaacttatttcataaaaagtatAGATAACATGAAGGGTTTTTTAGCTCATAAggtttgataaaattttttcCAAACTAACAATATTGCAATTCATAAAGTCAATGTAGTAGCTGGAACTAAAGTGAGTAAACAAGCTTTGAGAACGAATAGGCTTTgggttgtttcatttttttaaagaccatatttttatatgaattgtTCCAAATTTGGCAATATAATCAATGCCACATTTTTTGGCaatgcatttcaaaaaaattaatgacgaaattaatttttttcctaatCAGCTGATGCAAAATATCAGCAAAATTCCTGAAATATTGATCACGTTCCAATTGTTTGCTGTTCCTGTAGCATCATCATACAAATTACTAATGAAGTCAAcagcaaaattgataaaaacgaAGTGATTATTTAATACATTCTTCTAAACTAATAACTTAAATTTAGTGATTATTATAAACGCctatcagtaaaacatttcagattgcTCCTGTTTCGATTTTTACTGATAGCTTGAACAGGCACCTTAAGAATAATCTAAAAGTTCCGTAACGACGAAGACGTTGAAAACAGAATacagacaaataaaatatacataacaaataaaatataaaaatatgattttctggttattctttttttgctttGTAAGATAAACTTCAAAACCcctagcttaaaaaaaaaaagttggactTAGGTACCTTCCCGCAATTTACATAATTCGCTGGGAAgattaaaattataacttaaaataaagataAGTTGTCCtgaaaaaaactaactattGGAATACACGATCTTTCCCATTTCTAAGCTTATATTGAGACCATCTTGTATTGAATCGACAGTGTTTTCCTTGTTCCTCAATTGACAGCATTAAAAAGGCGGGAACTAATTCTATGATATGAAGGAGAAAATAAGATGTTAGATAGAATAGTGTGATCATTTCACATGCCCATATGTAAGTATATGTGTTTGGATAAAATGGAGAGATACCTTCTTCTCAAGCTGGTCGCCTGGTAAAAAAGGAGAATTCGATAAAATTATCTATAAATCAACCCCATTTTG
It encodes:
- the LOC129952731 gene encoding putative inner dynein arm light chain, axonemal; the protein is MGEKNVEAFQTLVRYDNPILVIKHPEKKGAGDVEIARPQTAAVVFDTKRETEEILNSILPPRCWEQDGQLWTQTVSSTPATRQDVINLQEMLDTRLQQTQARETGICPIRRELYSQCFDELIREVTINCSERGLLLLRIRDEIAMSMEAYETLYCSSVAFGMRKALQAHEEKERLREKVKQLEIDKESLEEIITDMKVKSEQNERRYAELRASEEKKYAEEVAFLKKTNAQLKAQLEGITAPKK